The Macrobrachium nipponense isolate FS-2020 chromosome 27, ASM1510439v2, whole genome shotgun sequence genome includes a region encoding these proteins:
- the LOC135200528 gene encoding uncharacterized protein LOC135200528, with protein sequence MKLSAARLGMAVSAVLFLQTQAEDFLTSANTLPGMSWLQELASGTSNKAHSRKKRFVQLPKGSSMEVKWSLNLPFDTYSDYKSKFQLALPIKIPFPAALVASRSLEGSPDYVSTDDFNHQVYDYSNDITLHKKQRRAARMERTVIYNTIEGAIEQIGSHGRHCLLRAICDVAEAPFDQGILGDIINALLTASIAGRPVDPDEGPEYDTYIEAELHGKLNGKCEQRYYKCLVSPFDLIPKFLEMLA encoded by the exons ATGAAACTGTCAGCTGCACGATTAGGCATGGCTGTGTCTGCCGTTCTCTTTCTTCAAACACAAGCGGAGGACTTCCTGACGTCGGCCAACACGCTTCCAGGAATGAGTTGGTTGCAGGAATTAGCCTCCGGAACCAGCAATAAAGCGCATTCCAGGAAGAAGAGATTCGTCCAGTTACCAAAAGGTTCCAGCATGGAG GTCAAATGGTCCCTTAACTTGCCCTTCGACACCTACTCCGATTACAAGTCGAAATTTCAGTTGGCATTACCCATCAAGATTCCCTTCCCAGCGGCCCTCGTGGCCTCCAGGAGCCTGGAAGGCAGCCCGGATTACGTGTCGACGGATGACTTCAACCATCAGGTATACGACTACAGCAATGACATCACGCTTCACAAAAAGCAGCGAAGGGCAGCTCGGATGGAGAGAACTGTCATTTACAACACCATAGAAGGAGCTATTGAACA GATCGGAAGCCACGGACGTCATTGTTTGTTGAGGGCAATTTGTGACGTCGCAGAAGCACCGTTTGACCAGGGCATTTTAGGGGATATAATAAATGCCCTTTTGAC AGCTTCAATTGCCGGTCGTCCAGTGGACCCGGATGAAGGCCCCGAATACGACACGTACATCGAAGCCGAACTGCATGGAAAGCTGAATGGAAAATGCGAACAGCGGTACTACAAATGCTTGGTATCTCCCTTCGACCTCATCCCGAAGTTTTTGGAAATGTTGGCATAG